One Orcinus orca chromosome 7, mOrcOrc1.1, whole genome shotgun sequence genomic window carries:
- the ERMN gene encoding ermin, which translates to MTDVPVTFSQVECNGDTPPENGQQKITKITEKASDMDGTPPYCRVESSLEDEPTKGSQEKSEKLQENILLHSSMDEKILKEKPEENLYIAHKAITDLSLQETSVDEMTFREGRQWEKIPLSSSYQEPSRRKERIAEQPLGEREDEDLKNKTQHQAMEIEWLGFRKPSQADVLRSKHDEEQEVWDEEINNDDDDDCKDDEDEVRVIELKKKNEEGSQLKEEGDASEDSPLSSPSSQPVTPDEQPTFGKKGDISRNAYSRYNTISYRKIRKGNTKQRIDEFESMMHL; encoded by the exons ATGACAGACGTTCCAGTGACATTCAGTCAGGTTGAGTGTAATGGGGATACACCCCCTGAAAACGGTCAAcaaaaaatcactaaaatcacGGAAAAAGCCAGTGACATGGATGGCACCCCACCATACTGCAGGGTAGAATCTAGTCTTGAAGATGAACCCACGAAAGGAAGTCaggagaaaagtgaaaaattacaaGAGAACATACTGCTCCACTCGTCCATGGATGAGAAGATTCTAAAAG AAAAACCAGAAGAGAATCTCTATATTGCTCATAAGGCTATCACAGATCTTTCTCTCCAAGAAACGAGTGTTGACGAAATGACATTCAGAGAAG GACGTCAGTGGGAGAAGATTCCTTTGAGCAGCAGTTACCAAGAACCAAGTAGACGAAAGGAAAGGATTGCTGAACAACCTttaggagagagagaagatgaggATCTGAAGAACAAAACTCAACATCAGGCAATGGAAATTGAATGGCTAGGATTTCGGAAACCAAGCCAAGCTGATGTGTTACGTTCTAAGCATGATGAGGAGCAAGAGGTTTGGGATGAAGAaattaataatgatgatgatgatgattgcaAAGATGATGAAGATGAAGTTCGAGTGAtagaacttaagaaaaaaaatgaagagggttCTCAGTTAAAAGAGGAAGGCGATGCAAGTGAGGACTCCCCACTGAGCAGCCCCAGTTCCCAACCTGTCACACCGGATGAGCAGCCAACCTTCGGGAAGAAGGGTGATATTTCCAGAAATGCTTATTCAAGATACAATACGATATCCTATCGGAAAATCAGAAAGGGGAACACCAAGCAAAGAATTGATGAATTCGAGTCTATGATGCATTTATAA